From Streptomyces fungicidicus, one genomic window encodes:
- the recG gene encoding ATP-dependent DNA helicase RecG, whose amino-acid sequence MDLVPALEEPLKKVLGLATAKVMAEHLGLHTVGDLLHHYPRRYEERGQLTHLADLPMDEHVTVVAQVADARLHTFASAKAPRGKGQRLEVTITDGSGRLQLVFFGAGVHKPHKELLPGTRAMFAGKVSVFNRRVQLAHPAYELLRGDAEETVETWAGALIPIYPATAKLESWKIGKALQTVLPSAQEAVDPLPESLRAGRGLVGLPEALLKIHRPHTKADVEDARARLKWDEAFVLQVALARRRHADAQLPAVARRPKPDGLLTAFDDRLPFTLTEGQRKVSAEIFTDLATEHPMHRLLQGEVGSGKTMVALRAMLAVVDAGGQAAMLAPTEVLAQQHHRSVTEMMGELAEGGMLGGAETATKVVLLTGSMGAAARRHALLDLATGEAGLVIGTHALIEDKVKFHDLGLVVVDEQHRFGVEQRDALRGKGKQPPHLLVMTATPIPRTVAMTVFGDLETSVLDQLPAGRSPIASHVVPAADKPHFLARAWERVREEVEGGHQAYVVCPRIGDEEDDPKKAGRKKSPEDEAERRPPLAVLDIAEQLAAGPLRGLRVEVLHGRMQPDDKDAVMRRFAAGEADVLVATTVIEVGVNVPNATAMVIMDADRFGVSQLHQLRGRVGRGSAPGLCLLVTEMPEASPARQRLTAVASTLDGFELSRIDLEQRREGDVLGQAQSGTRSSLRMLAVIDDEEIIAEAREEAAAIVAADPELTGLPGLRTALEALLDEEREQYLEKG is encoded by the coding sequence ATGGATCTCGTGCCCGCACTCGAAGAACCACTGAAGAAAGTGCTCGGCCTCGCCACCGCGAAGGTGATGGCCGAGCATCTCGGCCTGCACACCGTCGGCGACCTCCTGCACCACTACCCCCGCAGGTACGAGGAGCGCGGCCAGCTCACCCACCTCGCCGACCTGCCCATGGACGAGCACGTCACGGTGGTCGCCCAGGTCGCCGACGCCCGGCTGCACACCTTCGCCTCCGCCAAGGCCCCGCGCGGCAAGGGCCAGCGCCTGGAGGTGACGATCACGGACGGCAGCGGCCGGCTGCAGCTGGTCTTCTTCGGCGCCGGGGTCCACAAACCGCACAAGGAACTCCTGCCGGGCACCCGCGCGATGTTCGCCGGCAAGGTCTCCGTCTTCAACCGCCGCGTCCAGCTCGCCCACCCCGCCTACGAACTGCTGCGGGGTGACGCCGAGGAGACGGTGGAGACCTGGGCCGGCGCCCTCATCCCGATCTACCCCGCCACCGCCAAACTGGAGTCCTGGAAGATCGGCAAGGCGCTCCAGACGGTGCTGCCCAGCGCCCAGGAGGCCGTCGACCCGCTCCCGGAGTCGCTCCGCGCGGGCCGCGGCCTGGTCGGACTCCCCGAGGCACTCCTCAAGATCCACCGCCCGCACACCAAGGCGGACGTCGAGGACGCCCGCGCGCGTCTCAAGTGGGACGAGGCCTTCGTCCTCCAGGTCGCCCTCGCCCGCCGCCGCCACGCCGACGCGCAGCTCCCCGCCGTCGCCCGCCGCCCGAAGCCGGACGGCCTCCTCACCGCCTTCGACGACCGTCTCCCCTTCACCCTCACCGAGGGCCAGCGGAAGGTCTCCGCCGAGATCTTCACCGACCTCGCCACCGAACACCCCATGCACCGCCTGCTCCAGGGCGAGGTGGGCTCCGGCAAGACGATGGTCGCCCTGCGCGCCATGCTCGCCGTGGTCGACGCGGGCGGGCAGGCGGCGATGCTCGCGCCCACCGAAGTGCTCGCCCAGCAGCACCACCGGTCGGTCACCGAGATGATGGGGGAGCTTGCCGAGGGAGGGATGCTCGGGGGAGCGGAGACCGCCACCAAGGTGGTGCTGCTCACCGGGTCCATGGGAGCGGCCGCGCGGCGCCACGCGCTGCTGGACCTGGCCACCGGCGAGGCCGGCCTCGTCATCGGCACCCACGCGCTGATCGAGGACAAGGTGAAGTTCCACGACCTGGGCCTGGTCGTCGTCGACGAACAGCACCGCTTCGGCGTGGAGCAGCGCGACGCCCTGCGCGGCAAGGGCAAACAGCCGCCCCACCTGCTGGTCATGACCGCCACCCCCATCCCGCGCACGGTCGCGATGACGGTCTTCGGCGACCTGGAGACCTCCGTCCTCGACCAGCTCCCGGCCGGCCGCTCGCCCATCGCCAGCCATGTCGTCCCGGCCGCCGACAAACCGCACTTCCTCGCCCGCGCCTGGGAGCGGGTCCGCGAGGAGGTCGAGGGCGGGCACCAGGCGTACGTGGTCTGCCCGCGCATCGGCGACGAGGAGGACGACCCGAAGAAGGCCGGCAGGAAGAAGTCCCCCGAGGACGAGGCGGAGCGGCGGCCCCCGCTCGCCGTCCTGGACATCGCGGAGCAGCTCGCGGCAGGGCCCCTGCGAGGGCTGCGGGTCGAGGTCCTGCACGGGCGTATGCAGCCCGACGACAAGGACGCCGTGATGCGGCGCTTCGCCGCCGGCGAGGCGGACGTCCTGGTCGCCACGACCGTCATCGAGGTCGGGGTCAACGTCCCGAACGCCACCGCGATGGTGATCATGGACGCCGACCGCTTCGGCGTCTCCCAGCTCCACCAGCTGCGCGGCCGGGTCGGCCGTGGCTCGGCGCCGGGCCTGTGCCTGCTGGTCACCGAGATGCCGGAGGCGAGCCCGGCCCGGCAGCGGCTCACCGCCGTCGCCTCCACCCTCGACGGCTTCGAGCTCTCCCGCATCGACCTGGAGCAGCGCCGCGAGGGCGACGTCCTCGGTCAGGCCCAGTCCGGCACCCGGTCCAGCCTGCGCATGCTCGCCGTCATCGACGACGAGGAGATCATCGCCGAGGCCCGCGAGGAGGCCGCGGCTATCGTCGCCGCCGACCCCGAGCTGACCGGCCTCCCCGGCCTGCGGACGGCTCTGGAGGCGCTTCTGGACGAGGAGCGTGAGCAGTACCTGGAGAAGGGCTGA
- the rsmD gene encoding 16S rRNA (guanine(966)-N(2))-methyltransferase RsmD, producing MTRVIAGAAGGRRLAVPPGQGTRPTSDRAREGLFSTWQSLLGGPLDGERVLDLYAGSGAVGLEALSRGAGHVLLVEADARAVRTVRENVTSLGLPGAEVRSGKAEQIARTAPPPEPYDLVFLDPPYAVPDGDLREILLTLRVGGWLAGEALVTVERSTRGGEFGWPPGFEAIRARRYGEGTFWYGRAASTCEDAR from the coding sequence ATGACTCGCGTGATCGCCGGCGCGGCCGGCGGACGCCGCCTGGCCGTGCCGCCGGGACAGGGGACCCGTCCCACCTCCGACCGCGCGCGCGAGGGCCTCTTCTCCACCTGGCAGTCCCTGCTCGGCGGCCCGCTGGACGGCGAACGCGTCCTCGACCTGTACGCCGGTTCCGGAGCCGTCGGCCTGGAGGCCCTGTCCCGCGGCGCCGGACACGTCCTGCTGGTGGAGGCCGACGCCCGCGCGGTCCGCACGGTCCGTGAGAACGTCACGTCGCTCGGACTCCCCGGCGCGGAGGTGCGATCCGGCAAAGCGGAGCAGATCGCCCGTACCGCACCCCCGCCGGAGCCGTACGACCTCGTCTTCCTCGACCCGCCCTACGCCGTCCCGGACGGCGATCTTCGCGAGATCCTGCTCACACTCCGCGTCGGGGGGTGGCTCGCCGGGGAAGCCCTCGTCACCGTGGAGCGAAGCACCCGAGGAGGGGAATTCGGCTGGCCGCCCGGCTTCGAGGCGATCCGGGCCCGCCGATACGGCGAGGGAACGTTTTGGTACGGTCGCGCCGCCTCTACGTGCGAAGACGCACGATGA
- the coaD gene encoding pantetheine-phosphate adenylyltransferase, whose product MRRAVCPGSFDPITNGHLDIIARASRLYDEVYVAVMINQSKKGLFEIEERIDLIRRVTAEYGNVRVEAFHGLLVDFCKQRDIPAIVKGLRAVSDFDYELQMAQMNNGLSGVETLFVPTNPTYSFLSSSLVKEVATWGGDVAHLVPPEVLTALTERLRKD is encoded by the coding sequence GTGCGTCGCGCCGTATGCCCCGGGTCGTTCGACCCGATCACCAACGGACACCTCGACATCATCGCCCGGGCCTCCCGGCTGTACGACGAGGTCTACGTCGCGGTGATGATCAACCAGTCCAAGAAGGGGCTGTTCGAGATCGAGGAGCGGATCGACCTGATCCGCCGGGTCACCGCCGAGTACGGCAACGTCCGCGTCGAGGCCTTCCACGGCCTGCTCGTCGACTTCTGCAAGCAGCGCGACATCCCCGCCATCGTCAAGGGCCTGCGCGCGGTCAGCGACTTCGACTACGAGCTGCAGATGGCCCAGATGAACAACGGCCTCTCGGGCGTGGAGACCCTCTTCGTCCCCACCAACCCCACCTACAGCTTCCTGTCCTCCTCGCTCGTCAAGGAGGTCGCGACCTGGGGCGGCGACGTCGCCCACCTGGTGCCGCCGGAGGTCCTGACGGCCCTCACCGAGCGGCTGCGCAAGGACTGA
- a CDS encoding ATP synthase F0 subunit B, which translates to MDVQKKLDEIVASVSGARSMPMSASCVVNRAELLSMLEEVRAALPDSLAQAEELIGGREQMVEQARQEAERIIESAHAQRGSLVSDTEVARRSQSEADRILGEARKEAEEIRAEADDYVDSKLANFEVVLTKTLGSVGRGREKLLGTGPGVDEQGYEDEDAPERSHDPETLRRTADEYVDVKLGAFEAVLAKTLEAVGRGRQKLHGRIATDDLGALADDPTTVQHSSDADYLADLAALAEQDAPAGRPEPQRQSYAQPEPAYSPASGYAPAGGVPVQQQPDQDPYAGYQQQYGGRQDAYAGYQQADPYAGYQGYDAQAQAYDPNQAQQTGHDQQAQQGYALDETSLFDTSMITPEQLRAYERERGL; encoded by the coding sequence GTGGACGTGCAGAAGAAGCTGGATGAGATCGTCGCCTCGGTCTCCGGCGCCCGGTCGATGCCCATGTCGGCCTCGTGCGTGGTCAACCGCGCAGAACTGCTGTCGATGCTCGAAGAGGTGCGCGCGGCACTGCCCGACTCCCTCGCCCAGGCCGAGGAACTGATCGGCGGCCGGGAGCAGATGGTCGAGCAGGCCCGCCAGGAGGCCGAGCGGATCATCGAGAGCGCCCACGCCCAGCGCGGCTCCCTGGTCTCCGACACCGAGGTCGCCCGCCGCTCCCAGTCCGAGGCCGACCGGATCCTCGGGGAGGCCCGCAAGGAGGCCGAGGAGATCCGGGCGGAGGCCGACGACTACGTCGACTCCAAGCTCGCCAACTTCGAGGTCGTCCTCACCAAGACGCTGGGCTCGGTCGGCCGCGGCCGGGAGAAGCTGCTCGGCACCGGCCCCGGCGTCGACGAGCAGGGCTACGAGGACGAGGACGCCCCCGAGCGCAGCCACGACCCGGAGACCCTGCGCCGCACCGCCGACGAGTACGTCGACGTCAAGCTCGGCGCCTTCGAGGCCGTCCTCGCCAAGACCCTGGAGGCGGTCGGGCGGGGCCGCCAGAAGCTGCACGGCCGGATCGCCACCGACGACCTCGGGGCCCTGGCCGACGACCCGACGACCGTCCAGCACTCCAGCGACGCCGACTACCTGGCCGACCTCGCGGCCCTCGCCGAGCAGGACGCCCCGGCCGGGCGGCCCGAGCCGCAGCGGCAGTCCTACGCCCAGCCGGAGCCCGCCTACTCGCCCGCCTCCGGCTACGCCCCTGCGGGAGGTGTCCCCGTCCAGCAGCAGCCGGACCAGGACCCCTACGCCGGCTACCAGCAGCAGTACGGCGGCCGGCAGGACGCCTACGCCGGCTACCAGCAGGCCGACCCGTACGCCGGGTACCAGGGCTACGACGCCCAGGCGCAGGCGTACGACCCCAACCAGGCGCAGCAGACCGGACACGACCAGCAGGCGCAGCAGGGCTACGCGCTGGACGAGACCAGCCTCTTCGACACCAGCATGATCACGCCCGAACAGCTGCGTGCCTACGAGCGCGAGCGGGGTCTGTAG
- a CDS encoding YceD family protein, whose product MALNARLDHRNPLVFDTHELGRRPGALQRLTRTVDAPKDFGIKDVIGVPEGAPVELELRLESVMEGVLVTGTARAKAEGECVRCLEPLEQELAADFQELFSYPDADDRGRVTAEPGDDAEDDEDRLFLEDGLFDLEPVLRDAVVLALPMQPVCREDCPGLCAECGARLADDPDHHHDAVDIRWAALQGLAGTMKDGEKDEMSGAEPGVDEKQEK is encoded by the coding sequence ATGGCCCTGAACGCCCGCCTCGACCACCGGAACCCCCTCGTGTTCGATACGCACGAGCTGGGGCGGCGGCCCGGTGCGCTGCAGCGCCTGACCCGCACGGTTGACGCTCCCAAGGACTTCGGGATCAAGGACGTCATCGGAGTGCCGGAAGGCGCCCCGGTGGAGCTGGAGCTCCGGCTCGAGTCGGTCATGGAAGGTGTGCTCGTCACAGGCACCGCCCGTGCGAAGGCCGAGGGGGAGTGCGTAAGGTGTCTGGAGCCGCTGGAGCAGGAGCTCGCAGCGGACTTCCAGGAGCTGTTCTCGTACCCTGACGCCGACGACCGGGGCCGCGTGACCGCGGAACCGGGCGACGACGCCGAGGACGACGAGGACAGGCTTTTCCTCGAGGACGGCCTGTTCGACCTCGAACCCGTGCTGCGTGATGCGGTGGTGCTCGCACTGCCGATGCAGCCGGTGTGCCGGGAAGACTGCCCGGGTCTGTGCGCCGAATGCGGAGCACGGCTCGCGGACGACCCGGACCACCACCACGACGCCGTCGACATCCGTTGGGCGGCACTGCAGGGACTCGCCGGCACCATGAAGGACGGCGAGAAGGACGAGATGAGCGGCGCCGAACCTGGCGTCGACGAGAAGCAGGAGAAGTAG
- the rpmF gene encoding 50S ribosomal protein L32 gives MAVPKRKMSRSNTRHRRSQWKAAVPTLVACERCHEPKQQHIACPSCGTYNKRQVLEV, from the coding sequence GTGGCTGTTCCGAAGCGGAAGATGTCGCGCAGCAACACGCGCCACCGCCGGTCGCAGTGGAAGGCTGCGGTCCCCACCCTGGTTGCGTGCGAGCGCTGCCACGAGCCCAAGCAGCAGCACATCGCGTGCCCGTCTTGCGGCACCTACAACAAGCGCCAGGTCCTCGAGGTCTGA
- the rnc gene encoding ribonuclease III: MSTPKKNSADNQASSHTLLEGRLGYRLESALLVRALTHRSYAYENGGLPTNERLEFLGDSVLGLVVTDTLYRTHPDLPEGQLAKLRAAVVNSRALAEVGRGLELGSFIRLGRGEEGTGGRDKASILADTLEAVIGAVYLDQGLDSAAELVHRLFDPLIEKSSNLGAGLDWKTSLQELTATEGLGVPEYLVTETGPDHEKTFTAAARVGGVSYGTGTGRSKKEAEQQAAESAWRSIRAAADERSKAAAEAEEAVRAAEADASGQSADAPSASA, encoded by the coding sequence GTGTCGACGCCGAAGAAGAACTCAGCGGACAACCAGGCCTCGTCCCACACGCTTCTGGAAGGGCGGCTCGGCTACCGGCTCGAGTCCGCCCTTCTGGTGCGTGCGCTGACCCACCGTTCCTACGCGTACGAGAACGGCGGTCTGCCGACGAACGAGCGGCTGGAGTTCCTCGGGGACTCCGTGCTCGGCCTCGTCGTCACGGACACGCTGTACCGCACCCACCCCGACCTGCCCGAGGGCCAGCTGGCCAAGTTGCGGGCCGCGGTGGTCAACTCGCGTGCGCTGGCGGAAGTGGGCCGTGGGCTGGAACTGGGCTCCTTCATCCGGCTGGGCCGTGGTGAAGAGGGCACGGGAGGCCGGGACAAGGCGTCCATCCTCGCCGACACCCTGGAAGCGGTGATCGGCGCGGTCTATCTCGACCAGGGCCTGGACTCGGCGGCGGAGCTGGTGCACCGCCTGTTCGACCCCCTGATCGAGAAGTCCTCGAACCTCGGAGCCGGCCTGGACTGGAAGACCAGTCTCCAGGAGCTCACCGCGACCGAAGGACTCGGAGTCCCCGAGTACCTGGTCACGGAGACCGGCCCCGACCACGAGAAGACCTTCACTGCTGCCGCCCGCGTCGGAGGCGTCTCGTACGGCACCGGCACCGGCCGCAGCAAGAAGGAGGCGGAGCAGCAGGCCGCCGAGTCCGCGTGGCGGTCCATCCGGGCCGCGGCGGACGAGCGGTCCAAGGCGGCGGCGGAGGCCGAGGAGGCCGTCCGGGCCGCCGAAGCGGATGCCTCCGGACAGAGCGCCGACGCCCCGTCGGCCTCCGCCTGA
- the mutM gene encoding bifunctional DNA-formamidopyrimidine glycosylase/DNA-(apurinic or apyrimidinic site) lyase: protein MPELPEVEVVRRGLERWVAHRTVADAEVLHARAVRRHLAGADDFSHRLKGHRVGVPRRRGKYLWLPLEDTDQSVLAHLGMSGQLLVQPHAAPDEKHLRVRVRFTDSLDTELRFVDQRTFGGLSLHDNTPDGLPDVIAHIARDPLDPLFDEEAFHRALRSRRTTIKRALLDQSLISGVGNIYADEALWRARIHYERPTAGFTRPRTLLLLGHVRDVMNAALSQGGTSFDSLYVNVNGESGYFDRSLDAYGREGLPCRRCGTPMRRQAWMNRSSYYCPRCQRAPRVSS, encoded by the coding sequence ATGCCCGAGCTGCCCGAGGTCGAGGTCGTACGGCGCGGACTCGAGCGGTGGGTCGCCCACCGGACCGTCGCCGACGCCGAGGTGCTGCACGCCCGCGCGGTGCGCCGCCATCTCGCCGGCGCCGACGACTTCTCGCACCGGCTGAAGGGTCACCGCGTCGGTGTCCCCCGCCGCCGCGGCAAGTACCTGTGGCTGCCCCTGGAGGACACCGACCAGTCGGTCCTGGCCCACCTCGGCATGAGCGGCCAACTGCTGGTGCAGCCGCACGCCGCGCCGGACGAGAAGCACCTGCGGGTCCGCGTCCGCTTCACCGACTCCCTCGACACCGAACTCCGCTTCGTCGACCAGCGCACCTTCGGCGGACTGTCGCTGCACGACAACACCCCCGACGGCCTGCCCGACGTGATCGCGCACATCGCGCGGGACCCCCTCGACCCGCTCTTCGACGAGGAGGCGTTCCACCGCGCCCTGCGGAGCAGGCGGACCACCATCAAGCGGGCGCTGCTCGACCAGTCACTGATCAGCGGCGTCGGCAACATCTACGCCGACGAGGCGCTGTGGCGGGCCCGCATCCACTACGAGCGTCCGACGGCGGGCTTCACCCGCCCGCGCACGCTGCTCCTGCTGGGCCATGTCCGGGACGTCATGAACGCGGCCCTCTCGCAGGGCGGCACCAGCTTCGACAGCCTCTACGTCAACGTCAACGGTGAGTCCGGCTACTTCGACCGGTCCCTGGACGCGTACGGCCGCGAGGGCCTGCCCTGCCGCCGCTGCGGTACGCCGATGCGCCGGCAGGCGTGGATGAACCGGTCCAGCTACTACTGCCCCAGGTGTCAGCGGGCGCCGCGCGTCTCGTCGTAG
- a CDS encoding winged helix-turn-helix transcriptional regulator has protein sequence MTTARRPEEQELPFNVFAKTCPSRGTLEHVTGRWGGLTLGALHEGSLRFNELRRRVDGVSEKMLSQTLHALERDGLVHREAQPTNPPRVDYELTPLGHEVARLLLSLIQCVEGSMDTVLRARERYDETRGAR, from the coding sequence ATGACGACCGCGCGGCGCCCGGAGGAGCAGGAGCTTCCGTTCAACGTGTTCGCCAAGACCTGTCCGTCCCGCGGCACGCTGGAGCATGTGACCGGGCGCTGGGGCGGACTGACCCTGGGCGCGCTCCACGAGGGCTCGCTCCGGTTCAACGAACTGCGCCGCCGGGTCGACGGGGTGAGCGAGAAGATGCTCTCCCAGACGCTGCACGCGCTGGAGCGCGACGGCCTGGTGCACCGCGAGGCCCAGCCGACCAACCCGCCCCGCGTCGACTACGAACTCACCCCGCTGGGCCACGAGGTCGCCCGGCTCCTGCTCTCCCTCATCCAGTGCGTCGAGGGCAGCATGGACACCGTGCTCCGGGCCCGGGAACGCTACGACGAGACGCGCGGCGCCCGCTGA
- a CDS encoding CAP domain-containing protein has product MGRHRRSAAGRAATGRATGVTQADGPYDGGPRRGGDHGDGPPTMGTAPYLNPEAYAETYARSAAYLYATEDGAPAPAGGGGFGRGGFPDGGFASDGFPAGRDRIGHAFAADGPFPDEDGPRQSGHRRRKKKAAAPVRTGLLGVSAAVALGTVAVATGAVPGLENYRLGGDRSPGDSVQAQNAPTNSPTEQGGASGSLESPGRDAGTPASRDAERSVSPEPSASTSAAPTKTPEKKTPEKEKPSANPGKGTEKTAEKTPSRKATPEPEKTTGKPAPSSAETVAGAEVLRLVNVERAKAGCSPVTTSGELTGLATAFSDDMADRGFFDHTNPDGDTPWDRAQAAGISNLGGENIARGQADAAAVMEAWMDSPGHKANILNCDFKTLGVGVHMGSGGPWWTQNFGY; this is encoded by the coding sequence ATGGGACGCCACCGACGCTCCGCCGCCGGCCGCGCCGCCACGGGCCGCGCCACCGGGGTCACGCAGGCCGACGGTCCCTACGACGGCGGCCCCCGCCGCGGGGGCGACCACGGGGACGGCCCGCCCACGATGGGCACCGCGCCGTATCTGAACCCGGAGGCCTACGCGGAGACGTACGCGCGGAGCGCGGCCTACCTCTACGCGACGGAAGACGGAGCCCCGGCCCCCGCCGGTGGCGGCGGCTTCGGCCGCGGCGGCTTCCCGGACGGCGGCTTCGCGAGCGACGGCTTCCCGGCCGGCCGGGACCGGATCGGCCACGCCTTCGCCGCCGACGGTCCCTTCCCCGACGAGGACGGGCCCCGGCAGAGCGGGCACCGGCGCCGGAAGAAGAAGGCCGCGGCCCCGGTCCGTACCGGCCTGCTCGGCGTCTCCGCCGCGGTGGCCCTCGGCACGGTGGCGGTGGCGACGGGCGCGGTGCCGGGTCTGGAGAACTACAGGCTGGGCGGCGACCGGAGCCCCGGCGACAGCGTGCAGGCCCAGAACGCGCCGACCAACTCCCCCACCGAGCAGGGCGGCGCGTCCGGCAGCCTGGAGAGCCCGGGCCGTGACGCCGGCACCCCGGCCAGCCGTGACGCCGAGCGCTCCGTCTCTCCCGAGCCGTCCGCGTCGACGTCGGCCGCGCCGACGAAGACCCCGGAGAAGAAGACCCCCGAGAAGGAGAAGCCCTCGGCGAACCCGGGGAAGGGCACGGAGAAGACCGCGGAGAAGACGCCGTCCCGCAAGGCGACGCCCGAGCCGGAGAAGACGACGGGCAAGCCGGCGCCCTCGTCCGCCGAGACCGTCGCGGGCGCCGAGGTGCTCCGGCTGGTCAACGTGGAGCGGGCCAAGGCGGGCTGCAGCCCGGTCACCACCAGCGGCGAGCTGACCGGCCTGGCCACGGCGTTCAGCGACGACATGGCCGACCGGGGCTTCTTCGACCACACAAACCCCGACGGCGACACCCCGTGGGACAGGGCCCAGGCAGCCGGCATCAGCAACCTGGGCGGCGAGAACATCGCCCGGGGCCAGGCCGACGCCGCGGCCGTCATGGAGGCCTGGATGGACAGCCCCGGCCACAAGGCGAACATACTGAACTGCGACTTCAAGACCCTCGGCGTGGGCGTCCACATGGGCTCGGGCGGCCCCTGGTGGACCCAGAACTTCGGGTACTGA
- a CDS encoding acylphosphatase, with protein sequence MSEDVRLVAWVRGRVQGVGFRWFTRAKALEIGGLSGFALNLGDGRVQVVAEGARERCEGLLDWLQAGDTPGSVDGVTEIWDTPRGGYEGFAIR encoded by the coding sequence ATGAGCGAGGATGTGCGACTGGTCGCCTGGGTACGGGGGCGAGTCCAAGGTGTGGGTTTCCGCTGGTTCACGCGCGCCAAGGCGCTGGAGATCGGCGGGCTGAGTGGCTTTGCTCTCAATCTGGGCGACGGTCGGGTCCAGGTCGTCGCCGAGGGCGCCCGCGAGCGCTGCGAGGGGCTGCTCGACTGGCTCCAGGCCGGCGACACGCCCGGAAGCGTGGACGGAGTCACCGAGATCTGGGACACACCTCGCGGCGGCTACGAGGGCTTCGCCATCCGCTGA